Below is a window of Desmonostoc muscorum LEGE 12446 DNA.
GTCGCTACAGGTGCTTTATCTCCGGCTGATATTTCGTCACCTTTGCGTTCTGTACTCAGTAAAAGCAAGAATACAAAAGTGTTGTTGGGAGAGGTGAATAATATCGATGCAGAAGCACAAAAAGTAATTGTGGGCGACGAAGCAATAGCTTACGATACATTGATCGTTGCCACAGGTGCCAAGCATTCCTATTTTGGCAAAGACAACTGGGAAGAATTCGCCCCTGGTTTGAAAACCGTAGAAGATGCCATAGAAATGCGTCGCCGGATTTTTACAGCATTTGAAGCAGCAGAAAAAGAAACCGATCCAGAAAAACGCCGTGCCTGGTTAACTTTTGTGATTGTTGGTGGTGGTCCTACTGGCGTAGAATTAGCGGGAGCGATCGCAGAACTCGCAAACCAAACCCTTAAAGAAGATTTTCGCAACATCGACACCTCAGAAGCCCAGATTTTGCTCTTAGAAGGACTCGATCGCATTCTGCCACCTTTTGCACCAGAGTTATCACAAGAAGCCGAAGCATCTCTAACGCGGTTGGGGGTGGTTGTCCAAACAAAAACATTAGTAACCAATATTGAAAATGATATTGTTACCCTCAAACAAGGGGATGAAGTAAAAGAAATTGCCTCAAAGACAGTATTATGGGCAGCAGGTGTGAAAGCTTCGGCTATGGGAAAAGTGCTAGCAGAACGCACAGGTGCCGAATGCGATCGCGCTGGACGCGTTATGGTTGAATCTGACTTGAGTATTAAAGGATATCCGAATATTTTTGTAATTGGCGACTTGGCGAATTTTTCCCATCAAAATGGTAAACCGCTACCCGGTGTTGCACCTGTAGCCAAGCAACAAGGAGAATATGTTGGAGAACTAATTCAACAGCGACTAGCAGGTAAAACTTTGCCAGCCTTTGCTTATATCGATCAGGGTAGTTTAGCGATGATTGGGCAAAATTCGGCTGTGGTAGATTTGGGTTTTATCAAGCTGAAAGGATTCTTTGCATGGGTGTTTTGGTTATTAATTCACATTTATTTCTTAATAGAATTTGACAACAAATTAGTAGTCATAATTCAATGGGCATGGAACTATTTCACCCGTAATCGTGGAGCCAGATTAATTACAGGTCAAGAATCAGTTACGGAGTTAGGAATTTACACATCAGAAACTAATAAACAGCCAGTAAATGTCTAAATTGGGCATTGGGAGTTAGGAGTTAGGAGTTAGGAGTTAGGAGTTAAGAGTTATTCTCCCCATATCCCCACTCCCCACTCCCCACCCCAGAATAGCAGTAAGCTGTTTTAGGGCGTTTTTTCATAATTGACTATGGCAAGTATTAACGACAACTACCTGAAGCTGAAAGCGGGTTACCTGTTTCCAGAAATTGCTCGGCGGGTGAATGCCTTTGCAGAAGCGAACAGTAATGCTAAAATCATCAGACTGGGCATTGGCGATGTTACTGAACCTCTGCCGGAAGCTTGCCGGACAGCGATGATTAAAGCTGTCGAAGAAATGGGCGATCGCAATACCTTCAAAGGCTACGGCCCAGAGCAAGGCTACGCTTGGTTGCGGGAGAAAATTGCTACTCAAGATTTCCAAGCACGGGGAGCCGAAATCGATGCCTCAGAAATTTTTATCTCCGATGGTTCCAAATGTGACACGGGCAATATTCTGGAAATCTTTGGTCATGACAACACTATAGCCGTTACTGACCCTGTATATCCCGTATATGTAGATACAAATGTCATGGCGGGAAATACAGGAGATGCTAACGATAAAGGCGAGTTTGAAGGCTTAGTTTATCTACCGATTTCGGCTGATAACAACTTCACCGCCGAGATTCCCTCCAAGAAAGTCGATTTAATTTATCTCTGCTTTCCCAATAACCCCACTGGCGCAACTGCTACCAAGGAATATTTAAAGGCATGGGTGGACTATGCTAAGGCTAATAACTCGATTATTTTCTTTGATGCAGCCTACGAAGCTTACATTACCGATGCATCGATTCCCCATTCAATTTATGAAATTGAAGGTGCAAGAGAAGTTGCGATCGAATTTCGGTCTTTCTCGAAGAATGCAGGTTTTACAGGAACCCGCTGTGCGTTAACTGTGGTGCCCAAGACACTCACAGCAAAAGCCGCCGATGGTTCCGACGTGGAACTGTGGAAACTGTGGAATCGTCGTCAGTCTACTAAATTTAATGGCGTTTCCTACATCGTTCAACGGGGAGCCGAGGCAGTTTATTCTGAAGAAGGACAAGCACAAATCAAAGGATTGGTTAGTTTCTATTTAGAAAACGCCAAAATTATCCGCGAGAAACTTACAGCCGCCGGATTATCAGTTTATGGTGGGGTGAATGCACCTTACGTTTGGGTGAAAACGCCTAATAATTTATCCAGTTGGGAATTTTTTGATAAATTGCTGCAAACCGTCAACGTTGTGGGAACACCTGGTTCTGGGTTTGGTGCTGCGGGTGAAGGTTACTTTAGGATTTCGGCGTTTAATAGTCGGGAAAATGTGGAGGAAGCCATGAAGCGGATTACTGAGAAGTTTAAAGTGTAAAGCGATCGCTTTTATAGCATTTCTCGCTTTCCTAATGTACAAGGTAGGGTAGCACAGCTGTGCTACACTACAAATTTTTGTACTTCATGTAATTGTTAACTGCTATATTCAGCTTCCGCAACAGCTAATCTACTTCATACCTCTGTTTATGTCTAGCCAAAAGCTGGAGATACTTTTCATTTGTTTTTGCTTGCATCCATTTGATTTTAAATATAGCCGCTGATTCAGCTTTTATGGGATCTACTTCATAAGGTAAAATCTCTTTTGGCGAATCTTTTTTATATTTTCTGCCGCTTTTATGATTCGCATAACGACGGGAGCGAGTATAACCCATTTGGATAAACTTTCGCGCCATATCTGCTCCGACAAAATCATCTTGTTCTAGATAAGCCAGAAACATTTCGTAGATTTTTTCGCTCGACTCTGTAGCAATTTCAGGAGTTTTGAACCTCCAGTAAGGAAGAATTTCCGATTTGTATGGTTCTACCAAAAGTACACCTTGCTCACCCTTACCAACGCGATAGAGTTCAGGGTGTTGTCGAAAATTGATATTTTGAAAGTCTAAAGAATAATCAAAAGGCATGATAGATTTTTATTAAAATAGTAAACTTTAAGAAAAAAGTTTAACTTCTATCTTTGTAGAGAAATTTTGTTTACTATGCTATCTAGCACCGAATCTGTGAATAGTGTCCTTGCTCCAGGGAATTTGCGTAAAGTGCATCACATTGCACTCAACGTCAAAGATATGCAAGCTTCCCGACATTTTTATGGGACTATCCTGGGTTTGCATGAACTTACAGGCGACGAAGTACCCGCAACCTTGGTGGAACTTGTCGCATCTGGAAAAGTAGCCAATTTCGTCACCCCAGATGGTACAATCCTAGATTTATTTGGGGAACCAGAATTATCACCACCAGATCCGAATCCAGAAAAGACTTTCACTAGAGCATACCATTTGGCTTTTGATATCGAGCCGCAGTTATTCGATCGCGCCGTGGCAGTAATCAGAGAAAATAAAATAGCGATCGCTCATGGCCCAGTCACTCGTCCTACTGGTAGAGGTGTGTATTTCTACGATCCAGATGGCTTTATGATTGAAATTCGTTGCGATCCAGAAGCTAGTTAACTTAGGGGTAATAACAAAAGTATCTACTATGACCGCGAAACTCACGGAAATATTTAAAGTAATTGAAGAGACAATCACCAAACCGCCAATTCCACACGAACCATACAAGCAATCATTGAAAGCTTGGGCAATGTATTGTTTGCGAGACAAAGGTTTTATAGTCGTTTATGCTCAAAATGCCGACTTTGCCATTGAAAGAAAACGTGAAGAAAAGCTATATTTTAAAGTTTCAAATAGCCCCGATGATTTAGATAATTCTCTTAACTGGATAGTTTGGAATAGTGCAACCAAAAGCGCCAGTTTCATTCCCCAAAAAATAGACTGATGGGAAAATATTCATCAAATATTTTCCTGATTATTTAACTATTCTGACTCATGAATTCTGACTAGACAACTCCTGCACGAATATTTGATGTTCTGGCGAATTTAAGCCGGACTGCAACACAGCCAATACTTGCTGCATATTCCCAGCAAGTAAATTGAATCTTGATAACCACAAACCAGGAAATACTTGACTTTTAATAATTCCATCTGCATCCAATTCTAAAGATACATATTCTCCTTGTTGTAGACTAAACCAATCTAATTTGTTTTCAAAGATTTGCCAAATAATATATTCTTTTACCCCATTGCGACAATAAACTTTTTTCTTGTCATGTAAATCAATAGCAGCGCTGCTAGCTGCTATTTCTACTACAAGTTCTGGCGCACCTTCTATATAATCATCATCGCTGAAACGAGATTGTCCTTTAGCTGTAGGTGTGATTAATAGCACCCCATCTGGCTGCGGTTCATTATCTGAATCTAAGCGGACTGTTGGCTCAATTCCCAATCTCACACCAGGGGTTGATGCTTCATAAACTCCCAACCAAGTGATTGTATGACTATGTGGTTCAGCATGACTTTCAAAACGTAATGGGGATGCCAAGTAAACAACTCCTTCAATTAATTCTGCCTTTTGATGACGGGACATTGCTTGATAGCGTCGCTCAAATTCGTAGCGAGTGAGGCGATCGCCATTTTCTAAAAAAGGAATTCGCTGCTTGATCGCTAAGTTTACCATGATTATCGGCTCTGGCAAGGGATATTATTTTATTATGACTTGGTGCATATCTTCTTGTGATATAGCAATCCTAAATGAGTCCTGAAAATCTCCGATTCCTCTCTCTGCGTCCTCTGCGCCTCTGCGGTTAAATTATTTTTACAAATGATTTGGGACTACTATATGCTGCCCAAACTTCATCTTGTCAAAAAATTGCGAGAATCAGGTTTCTCAAACACCATCAAATGCTGTTGAGGTAACAAATTTTTAGTTTCACGCCAAACTAAACCAACAGCTTGCATTTCTTTACGGACTTGCTTTTGAGTCATTTTATGCAAACCTTTGATCATAATAAAAGGATTCTCACCCCGATACTCAACTAGCACCACCTTACCACCAGGTTTCAGTGCTTTGACAATTTTTTGCATCACTTCTTGGGGATACTCCAATTCATGATAAGCATCTACCATCAACGCCAAATCTATACTTTCAGATGGTAGATTGGGGTCAGAAAGAGTTGCTAAAACAGGTTCAATATTGGTGATATTTTTCTCTTTTTTGAATAAATCAATGATTTCCAACATTTCTGGTTGAACATCTACAGCTAACACCTTACCTGCTGTTAATAATGGTGCGATGCGAAAGCTTAAGTATCCTGTACCAGCGCCAATATCCGCCACCACATCATTAGGTTTCAAGTTGAGAAGGCTGACTATCTTACTTGGCTGTTCCTCTCCCTCTCGGCTGGGACGTTCTAACCAGCCAGCGCCAGTGTATCCCATAACTTTGGCAATTTCGCGCCCCATGTAATATTTGCCGATGCCATCTGGACTATGGATTATCCGTTGTTCGTAAACAGTGCTGGATGAAGTTATGGCTTGTGCTGTCAGAGTTGGGTTCAACAGTGAGCAACTCAATATCACAACAAAAGTTACTATAAAGTTGAGAAAATTTAACATTTGGTTATGACTGATCTAGATAATTATAAGCAGCAACTAAAAGAATTCTATGGTAGTAGAACGACTTATGACCATGAAGAAGGTACTCGTCATCCTCTAGAAGCCAAAATTTTACTTGAATTTGTTCCACTACATTCGGGACAGAAAATCCTTGATGTAGCGACTGGAACAGGTTTAGTTGCGATCGCCGCAGCTGAAAAAGTTGCTTCAGAGGGCTATGTGATTGGGATTGACATGACCCCTGGAATGTTGCATCAAGCAAGACTTAAAATTGCAGCAGCAAAATTACAAAATATCGAGTTGATTGAGGCGGATGCAGAACATTTCAACTTTAGTGAGAGTAGTTTTGATGTTGTCTTTTGCTGTGAGGCAATTGTACTTTTTCCTGATATCCTTGCTACTTTGCAAAAGTGGTACGGCTACTTGAAAACAGGAGGGTATGTGGCATTTACCTGTCCTCCCGAAACTGCTTTGATGGCATCTCTTCAGCAGAGGATTTGCGCTAGAGTTTTGGGCGTATCGCTACCACACATCCTTGAACCACTTGGAACTCCAGAAAAATGTCAAAATTTGCTTAATCAGGCAGGTTTTAGAGATATCGAAATTAAGATTGAGCCATCAGGACGTTATAGCCAGCTTAGGGATAGCAGATTATCTGAGACAGTAATTAAGATAAATTTTAAAGATAATCCACTGTTGTCAAAATTATCACCAGAACAATTAAATCAGTTGCAAGTTGAGTACAAAGCAGAAATTGAGAAACTAGCAACCGATCGAGGTATTTGGATAGACACTACAAAGTTCTTTGTTCGCGCTCGAAAATAACTTGATCAGCTTTGTTCCTGAACTGACAGCTTGGGGCGATCGCGCATGATAATCTTGCGGTTAATAATGACAACCACAGTTTAATCTCCTAGACCGATGTGCAAGTAAACATTTTCAGGATTTACTTGAACAGCCTCTTGAAAAATTTGTAATCCAACCTGTGGACAGTTCTATGCAAAACCTGTCCCTAATGTTAGTGCCTGTACTCGCTGCACAGAAAGTAGCAGGTGACGGTTTAATTAAACCTCTCGGTCATCATGAGCTGCTGTTGGTGCTGGTGCAACTGTCACTATTGCTTCTCGTAGCGCGGGGATTAGGTGAATTCATGCGTCGGATCAACCTACCCCCTGTTGTTGGCAGGGCTGTTTCATTCCATTTCAAACAGGATTTGTCAAGATGGTTAGCAAGAAAATTGTAAGTAAGCGTGACGAAGAGATGAACATTTAAGCACTGAAATATCAGTAAAATAGTTGGTTTCATCGGCACGCCAGTAACAAAATAACTAATTTTTAATCGCTGGAACCCTTGATTTTTAAAGCTCTTTGGGGAATGAATCAGCCCTGCTGTTGTTGGGGAATTACTGGCGGGTGTGCTGCTTGGTCCTTCTCTATTTGGTTTGCTGCTTCCAGATTTACAGGCACATATCTTTCCCAAAAGTCAAGAACAATCTAATTTACTTTCAGTGATTTCTTGGTTAGGCGTGTTATTTTTGCTGATTGTAACTGGGTTGGAGACGGATCTAAAACTGATTCTTCGTAAGGGTAAAACGGCTCTACTCATTTCACTGGGCGGAATTATTGTCCCGTTTATCACAGGATTTGGACTTGGCTGGCTATTACCAGATAGTTTTTTAGCCGACCCAGAAAAGCGATTGGTATTCAGCCTGTTTATCGCCACAGCAATGAGCATTTCAGCAGTACCAGTGATTGCTAAGGTGCTGATGGATTTGAAGGTGGCAAGTACGATCGCTGCTCAAACAGGAGCATTAGTTATGATCGTTAACGTGATTAATTTGCCACAGGTTGAGTATATTCTTTACGAACAGCGATCGCTAGCTCCAGTCAAGGAAATTGCTCACGATTTGCTCGAACAGCAAGCAGCAATTGGCCGCAATCTCGGTGCTGATGTTAAAACCTATGTTCTTCAAGGAACTAGCCCAGAAAGGGAAATCCTCAACTTTGCCCAAACCAAAGAAGTTGACTTAATTATTTTAGGAAGTAATATCCGAATGATTACGGGTCGCGTTTTCTTCGGTCACAGAGTAGACGCAATTCTGAGTAAAGCACATTACCCAGTGGCAGTGATTACTGCGCCGCAGTCGTTATGGTAGCAACAAGTACCCTTGGCTATTTAAATCACAAATGGTTCAAGTTCAGTGTTATACCATTCTTCCTCAAAACGTTCAGTAACCAGTGGTCTCACAATAAACTTCGGTGGACGACCGTCTAAAACATCAATCCGCACGCATGAATAAGGCAGTCGTTTCTGCAAATTGTCGTTATGGCGACCCACAAAAAGCATTGAATCAGCAACTTTACGAGAGGATTTACCTGTAATTTCCGTAAAAGTCTCCATCAATTCAGTCCCCTCTCGTCGTTGATAGCGGGGACGATGACCACTACCACCAGAAATAATACAGTTAATGTGAGAATCAGCAAATCCGGTATCACTTGTGCGGAGATATTCCAAACAGTGAGCGTGACCGTTTAAAATCAAATCCACTATGGGACGCTCTTTAATTAAAGAACCAAGAGTTTCAGCTACTTGTTCAAACACCCAGCGCAAGCGGTGGCGAACCGCCAAAGTTTGTGCTTGATGCCATTTAGTAGCCTCTGTAACATAGGGTGGATGGTGGAAAAAGATTACACGTCCCCGTACTTCGGAAGTATTCCAAGATTCGATGAGTCTATTTCGTAACCATTCAAGTTGTTCAAAATCGATCGCAGGCATTTTCTGAGATGCTAACTGTTTTTCAATATCGATTTTGATTTCATTAATTTGGTCTAATTTGGCACTGAGTTCATCAAGTTTTTCCGCTTCAGCCGGTTTATCTGGGTTGAGTCCATCGCATATTTTCAAAATTTGCAATTCTTCTCGGTCTATTTCATGGCGACGCTTTTGCAATTCCCGACGATAAATTTCCCCCTCCTGAGTTGCAGGTAAAGGTGATGGTGTATTAAAGGTATTAGAATCCAGTGCGAAAAAGTCAATCCCGCCGTAACGAAAAGTGTAATACCGATTAGGTAAGCGCGTGAACTGTCCAGGTTCATAACGCAAACAGCGTCCTGTGTCAGTTTTAGCAGTATAGTGCCGATCTAAATGACGTTCTAACTCTTGGGAAGATATCGCCGCCGTATAATCCATAAACGCCCGTGCGTAGGCATTACCTTGATACGAACCGTGCCAGCCAATCTCAGTATCTTTGTAGCCCAACAGCCGACGTAATGACGATGTTGTGCCAGTAAATAAACGGTACATCAACGGTACATCGTAGTAATCATGATTACCAAGCACTGGCAGGAACGGCAAATTAAACACCATATGGTCATAGGAAATGTTTCTTGGATTATTACCACCTACAAGAAACTCTCGGTAAGGCTCAATAAAGTTTGTTGAGTAATACTCCTGAGAACCCACCACATAGATTACATCTCCCGTGTGCAACACAAAACTGCAATCCTCGCGGTGAGGAAGCATCAGTTCGGCAACTTTTCGTTGGGGGTGGTGTGGAGAATGGGATTTAGTACCAGAATCACCGATAACCATAAAGGAAAATTCTGGACTATCATTTTTGCGATCGTCAATAACCAAGCTAGTTTGGTCAATTCCCCGTTGCACAAAACTCGGATGCATCCACCGCACCCGTTCCTTCATCTTTTGAATTTTCACAGGAATCGGTGGATCGAAAATCAAATTCATGGCTGATAACTCTTGAATGCCTAACGCACAAGCCGATTGTAACGAAATAATAAGGACTGGGTACTGGGTACTGGGGACTAGGGACTAGGGACTGGGAAATATTAGGGAGTGGGGAATAGGGAATGGGTAATGGGTAAACTTTCAATACCCAGTCCCCAATCCCCAATCCCCAATCCCCAATCCCCAATCACGGCAAATTTTCTCGCAATAATGCTCGAAACCCTGCTTGTTGAAAATGCTCGTCAGCAGTTAAGGCTTCAGTGATTCCGCTATATTCCATCACAATAAAAGATACGCAATCGACAAATCCCCATTCTTTCTCAGTTCGATCGCAATAAAGCTGAAAAGCACGTTCGTAGAGTTCCTGGGAAAGTGGGACAATTTCTACTTTGAAGTCTGCTACCAAAGAATTCAATAATACGATCGCCGCCTGACGATAAGGTTGTTGGGATAAGGCATTGCCAATTTCCAACATCACTGCTTGTGTTGTCACTAAACGAGTTTCTGCCGCTTGTAACATTTTAGCCAGATGTAAAGCTCGGTGATGCAAGCGATCGCTTGGTGCAGATAAGGCAATGGCAAATGATGTATCAAGAAAGACTTCAGAATGCATGAAAAGTTTATTTAGGGTACAAATATTTATCTATATTGGCAGACCAGTCAGGCGACCCATCGAGGTTGAGCGATCGCGCCGTTTGCAAAAATGATACTGTTTCATGTTCACCAGGCGGTAAAATTTCAACACTGATTCGCACACGGGTATTAATTGGCAGTGCGATCGGTTCAGACGGATAGAACACTTTGCCATTAAACACAGCTGTGATTTTTTGTACCATTTTCCTCAAAAAATTCTTTTAGTCCATCCTAAGCTGATTGTGGGAATACGGGTAGGTTAAACGACGCAATTACTACTCAAGAGTGCTGACTTCCAAAACCGCCCTCAAAACAGGTAAATAAAAGTTGCAAATTTAATACCAATTTTAGAAATGATTGCCACAGATGAATTGCCACAAACGATTACCACTAAATCTTTGGCAATCCAAAATCCAAAATTTAAAATCCAAAATAGTAAGACTCTACAGACACTAATTCAGATCGCATCCCTCAGAGGAGAGAGCTTGCAGCCTAAACCCTGTTGTAAAATAGACATAAGAAGGATTCGGGGGGCCACTTAAGTGGTCATAAACGCCTATAGAGACTATTTTTGGAAATCTCCAAGGTCTAAAGACCAGCCAGCTGAAGCAACTACAGCGGCTTTATCACCAGCGCATACCAGGCGATCGCATCACCACGCCTGAGTTTTCCCAGCGTCTGGCAGCAATTAGCACAGAACTCAATCAGCCTGTGTGTGCCTATCTCAACCGTCGCGGACAAGTGATTCGTGTGGGGGTAGGCACACCGCGTCAAACGCAAATTCCACCTTTGGAATTGCCTCGTTACGGTGCGGAACGACTCAGTGGTATTCGTTGTATCGCCACTCATTTAAAGCCAGAACCGCCAAATGAAGCGGCACTCACGGCTATGGCACTACAACGTTTGGATGCTTTAGTTGTGCTAAATATAACTGGAATAGGATTTACACGGCGGGGAGGCGGCGCTACTGGGTACGTCAAAGAAGCTTATTTGGCTCATCTGACGCCTCAGGACTCCCGCGCCTTGATTACTACTCCTGCTGGCTTGAAGGTAGATGAAAAGCAAGTCCAATCTCCCAGTTGGAATATATCAGCACCTCTAGGCTTGGACGATCTGGCACAACAGGATTTTCTCGACTTGGTAGAAAATCTGGAAGCCGAATTCCAGCGGGAATTTATCGCCCAGGAAGTAGATGCTGACCACGATCGCGTGTTAATTGTGGGGTTAATGACTGAGGAAATCACCCCTCTACAATTCCAAGACACCCTAGTGGAATTGGCACGTTTAGTTGATACCGCTGGGGGAGATGTATTGCAGACAATACAACAAAAGCGATCGCGCATTCATCCCCAAACAGTAGTCGGCGAAGGTAAGGTGCAAGAAATCGCCCTCACAGCCCAAACACTAGGAGTCAATCTTGTCGTCTTTGACCGCGACCTCTCACCCTCCCAAGTCCGCAACCTAGAAGCGCAAATTGGTGTCCGCGTAGTTGACCGCACCGAAGTAATTTTGGATATCTTCGCCCAACGCGCTCAATCCCGTGCTGGTAAATTGCAAGTAGAACTAGCACAATTAGAATATATGCAGCCGCGACTCTCTGGTAGAGGTCGCACCATGTCCCGATTGGGTGGTGGTATTGGTACTCGTGGTCCTGGTGAAACTAAACTGGAAACTGAACGACGTGCCATTGGGCAACGTATTTCCCGACTGCAAAAAGAAGTCAACCAGTTACAAGCACATCGTTCGCGCCTACGACAGCGACGACAGCATCGAGAAGTTCCCTCAGTAGCTTTGGTTGGGTATACCAACGCTGGTAAATCTACGTTGTTGAATGCTCTGACTAACGCAGAAGTTTATACAGCTGACCAGCTATTTGCCACCCTTGATCCTACTACCCGCCGCTTAGTAATTCCTCATGGCGAAGCTGATGAACCTCAAGAAATTCTGATCACAGATACAGTAGGGTTCATACACGAACTGCCTCCATCCTTAATGGATGCCTTCCGCGCCACCTTAGAGGAAGTCACAGAAGCCGATGCCCTGGTGCATTTAGTAGATTTGTCTCACCCCGCTTGGTTGCGTCATATTCGTTCAGTCCGGGAAATCCTCGCGCAAATGCCAGTCACTCCTGGCCCGGCGCTAGTTGTTTTTAACAAGATAGATCAAGCCAATAGTGACACACTTGCTTTGGCTAGAGAAGAATTTCCCCTAGCGGTGTTCATTTCTGCGAGTCAGCGGTTAGGATTAGAAACCTTACGTCAACGCCTTGGCCAGTTGATTGAATATGCCGTTGACTGTGGGTAAATACTGAAATATCATTAATTTTTAATCTTCACTTTACCCAGTATTATTACTGGGTTTTTTATTATATGAAGCCAAAAATAAAGTCTTTTTGAACATAAGGCTTGTATTCTAGACAACTTGTAATTCAATATCTACAGTGGAAAAAGGCTTTTCACTCGGTGCATCTGATTTGACATGGATAGCAAGCAGCAAATTCCCGTTATTAGCAACTGAGTCTTACCATTTTGTTTTCCAAACATTGATTAACATGAAACATCTATTTTCCAGCGCAGCAATACCTTCCTTTTTGGCTGCTACTGCCGTTGTGATATCGTCCTCTACTTTTTCCTC
It encodes the following:
- a CDS encoding NAD(P)/FAD-dependent oxidoreductase; this translates as MVNSLDNNPIHQVVIVGGGFGGLYTAKTLAKAAVNVTLIDKRNFHLFQPLLYQVATGALSPADISSPLRSVLSKSKNTKVLLGEVNNIDAEAQKVIVGDEAIAYDTLIVATGAKHSYFGKDNWEEFAPGLKTVEDAIEMRRRIFTAFEAAEKETDPEKRRAWLTFVIVGGGPTGVELAGAIAELANQTLKEDFRNIDTSEAQILLLEGLDRILPPFAPELSQEAEASLTRLGVVVQTKTLVTNIENDIVTLKQGDEVKEIASKTVLWAAGVKASAMGKVLAERTGAECDRAGRVMVESDLSIKGYPNIFVIGDLANFSHQNGKPLPGVAPVAKQQGEYVGELIQQRLAGKTLPAFAYIDQGSLAMIGQNSAVVDLGFIKLKGFFAWVFWLLIHIYFLIEFDNKLVVIIQWAWNYFTRNRGARLITGQESVTELGIYTSETNKQPVNV
- a CDS encoding class I SAM-dependent methyltransferase; protein product: MTDLDNYKQQLKEFYGSRTTYDHEEGTRHPLEAKILLEFVPLHSGQKILDVATGTGLVAIAAAEKVASEGYVIGIDMTPGMLHQARLKIAAAKLQNIELIEADAEHFNFSESSFDVVFCCEAIVLFPDILATLQKWYGYLKTGGYVAFTCPPETALMASLQQRICARVLGVSLPHILEPLGTPEKCQNLLNQAGFRDIEIKIEPSGRYSQLRDSRLSETVIKINFKDNPLLSKLSPEQLNQLQVEYKAEIEKLATDRGIWIDTTKFFVRARK
- a CDS encoding cation:proton antiporter domain-containing protein; the encoded protein is MSPAVVGELLAGVLLGPSLFGLLLPDLQAHIFPKSQEQSNLLSVISWLGVLFLLIVTGLETDLKLILRKGKTALLISLGGIIVPFITGFGLGWLLPDSFLADPEKRLVFSLFIATAMSISAVPVIAKVLMDLKVASTIAAQTGALVMIVNVINLPQVEYILYEQRSLAPVKEIAHDLLEQQAAIGRNLGADVKTYVLQGTSPEREILNFAQTKEVDLIILGSNIRMITGRVFFGHRVDAILSKAHYPVAVITAPQSLW
- a CDS encoding VOC family protein, with the protein product MLSSTESVNSVLAPGNLRKVHHIALNVKDMQASRHFYGTILGLHELTGDEVPATLVELVASGKVANFVTPDGTILDLFGEPELSPPDPNPEKTFTRAYHLAFDIEPQLFDRAVAVIRENKIAIAHGPVTRPTGRGVYFYDPDGFMIEIRCDPEAS
- a CDS encoding LL-diaminopimelate aminotransferase; the protein is MASINDNYLKLKAGYLFPEIARRVNAFAEANSNAKIIRLGIGDVTEPLPEACRTAMIKAVEEMGDRNTFKGYGPEQGYAWLREKIATQDFQARGAEIDASEIFISDGSKCDTGNILEIFGHDNTIAVTDPVYPVYVDTNVMAGNTGDANDKGEFEGLVYLPISADNNFTAEIPSKKVDLIYLCFPNNPTGATATKEYLKAWVDYAKANNSIIFFDAAYEAYITDASIPHSIYEIEGAREVAIEFRSFSKNAGFTGTRCALTVVPKTLTAKAADGSDVELWKLWNRRQSTKFNGVSYIVQRGAEAVYSEEGQAQIKGLVSFYLENAKIIREKLTAAGLSVYGGVNAPYVWVKTPNNLSSWEFFDKLLQTVNVVGTPGSGFGAAGEGYFRISAFNSRENVEEAMKRITEKFKV
- a CDS encoding DUF4385 domain-containing protein, with product MPFDYSLDFQNINFRQHPELYRVGKGEQGVLLVEPYKSEILPYWRFKTPEIATESSEKIYEMFLAYLEQDDFVGADMARKFIQMGYTRSRRYANHKSGRKYKKDSPKEILPYEVDPIKAESAAIFKIKWMQAKTNEKYLQLLARHKQRYEVD
- a CDS encoding class I SAM-dependent methyltransferase yields the protein MLNFLNFIVTFVVILSCSLLNPTLTAQAITSSSTVYEQRIIHSPDGIGKYYMGREIAKVMGYTGAGWLERPSREGEEQPSKIVSLLNLKPNDVVADIGAGTGYLSFRIAPLLTAGKVLAVDVQPEMLEIIDLFKKEKNITNIEPVLATLSDPNLPSESIDLALMVDAYHELEYPQEVMQKIVKALKPGGKVVLVEYRGENPFIMIKGLHKMTQKQVRKEMQAVGLVWRETKNLLPQQHLMVFEKPDSRNFLTR
- a CDS encoding metallophosphoesterase family protein encodes the protein MNLIFDPPIPVKIQKMKERVRWMHPSFVQRGIDQTSLVIDDRKNDSPEFSFMVIGDSGTKSHSPHHPQRKVAELMLPHREDCSFVLHTGDVIYVVGSQEYYSTNFIEPYREFLVGGNNPRNISYDHMVFNLPFLPVLGNHDYYDVPLMYRLFTGTTSSLRRLLGYKDTEIGWHGSYQGNAYARAFMDYTAAISSQELERHLDRHYTAKTDTGRCLRYEPGQFTRLPNRYYTFRYGGIDFFALDSNTFNTPSPLPATQEGEIYRRELQKRRHEIDREELQILKICDGLNPDKPAEAEKLDELSAKLDQINEIKIDIEKQLASQKMPAIDFEQLEWLRNRLIESWNTSEVRGRVIFFHHPPYVTEATKWHQAQTLAVRHRLRWVFEQVAETLGSLIKERPIVDLILNGHAHCLEYLRTSDTGFADSHINCIISGGSGHRPRYQRREGTELMETFTEITGKSSRKVADSMLFVGRHNDNLQKRLPYSCVRIDVLDGRPPKFIVRPLVTERFEEEWYNTELEPFVI
- a CDS encoding Uma2 family endonuclease, which translates into the protein MVNLAIKQRIPFLENGDRLTRYEFERRYQAMSRHQKAELIEGVVYLASPLRFESHAEPHSHTITWLGVYEASTPGVRLGIEPTVRLDSDNEPQPDGVLLITPTAKGQSRFSDDDYIEGAPELVVEIAASSAAIDLHDKKKVYCRNGVKEYIIWQIFENKLDWFSLQQGEYVSLELDADGIIKSQVFPGLWLSRFNLLAGNMQQVLAVLQSGLNSPEHQIFVQELSSQNS